A genomic region of Oncorhynchus mykiss isolate Arlee chromosome 16, USDA_OmykA_1.1, whole genome shotgun sequence contains the following coding sequences:
- the hsd17b10 gene encoding 3-hydroxyacyl-CoA dehydrogenase type-2, with protein sequence MANIRSIKGMVGLVTGGASGLGRATVERLVQQGACAVILDLPSSDGHTLAASLGERCTFAPADVTSEADVRSAVELARQRFGKLDLAVNCAGIAVAVKTYNFKKDVPHSLEDFTRVITVNIAGTFNVIRLAVGEMGKNEPDADGHRGCIINTASVAAYDGQVGQAAYSASKGGIVGMTLPIARDLAPMGIRVVTIAPGLFATPLLAGLPEKVQSFLARQVPFPSRLGDPAEFAHLVTSLAENPMINGEVIRLDGAIRMQP encoded by the exons GGTATGGTTGGCCTGGTGACAGGCGGTGCTTCAGGGCTGGGCCGGGCTACCGTGGAGAGGTTGGTGCAGCAGGGGGCGTGTGCTGTCATTCTGGACCTTCCCTCTTCAGACGGACACACCCTGGCAGCCAGCCTCGGAGAACGCTGCACCTTTGCCCCCGCTGAC GTAACGTCGGAGGCAGATGTGCGTTCTGCGGTGGAGCTGGCCCGGCAGCGGTTTGGGAAGCTGGACCTGGCGGTGAACTGTGCTGGCATCGCCGTTGCCGTCAAGACTTATAACTTCAAAAAGGATGTTCCCCACAGTCTAGAAGACTTCACTAGAGTTATCACT gtgaacATCGCGGGGACGTTTAATGTGATCCGATTGGCTGTTGGTGAGATGGGGAAGAACGAACCAGACGCAGACGGACACAGAGGCTGTATCATCAACACAGCAAGTGTAGCGGCCTATGatggacag gtgGGCCAGGCAGCGTACTCTGCATCTAAAGGAGGTATCGTAGGAATGACTCTACCCATCGCTAGAGACCTGGCACCCATGGGCATCAGAGTGGTTACTATAGCACCCG GTCTGTTTGCTACTCCTCTCCTGGCAGGTCTACCTGAGAAG gtgCAGTCGTTCCTGGCCCGTCAGGTGCCCTTCCCGTCCCGCCTGGGAGACCCTGCAGAGTTTGCACACCTGGTGACATCACTGGCTGAGAACCCCATGATCAACGGAGAGGTCATCAGGCTGGACGGAGCCATCCGCATGCAGCCCtga